A single window of Archangium gephyra DNA harbors:
- a CDS encoding NAD(P)H-quinone oxidoreductase — MQVLRITRPGGPEVLDFEERPAPTPGPSELLVRVHATAINRADLLQIRGAYPAPPGVPADVPGLEYAGEVLATGPLARRFKPGDRVMGLVGGGAFAEQLLTHEREALPMPENLDFASAAALPEAYLTAFDALVLQGGLRMGESVLIHAVASGVGSAAAQICRALGARSLGTGRNAEKLSRASAWGVEKTVLCEAPPRFAEAVRQATGGRGVDVALELVGGDYLPETLRAMAPQGRVLLVGLVAGRQASVDLDVLLTRRLRVTGTVLRSRPAEEKMALAQAAERSLLPLFRAGTLTPVVDAVYPMREAREALARMGNNDTVGKLVLRWE, encoded by the coding sequence ATGCAGGTGCTCCGCATCACCCGTCCCGGCGGTCCCGAGGTGCTCGACTTCGAGGAGCGTCCCGCCCCCACTCCTGGCCCCTCGGAGCTGCTCGTGCGCGTGCACGCCACCGCGATCAACCGCGCCGATCTCCTGCAGATCCGCGGCGCCTACCCCGCCCCTCCCGGTGTCCCCGCCGATGTCCCCGGCCTCGAGTACGCCGGCGAGGTGCTCGCCACCGGCCCGCTCGCCCGCCGCTTCAAGCCCGGTGACCGGGTGATGGGACTGGTGGGCGGAGGTGCCTTCGCCGAGCAGCTCCTCACCCACGAGCGCGAGGCCCTCCCCATGCCGGAGAACCTCGACTTCGCCTCCGCCGCCGCGCTCCCCGAGGCCTATCTCACCGCCTTCGATGCGCTCGTGCTCCAGGGCGGCCTGCGCATGGGCGAGTCCGTGCTCATCCACGCCGTCGCCAGTGGCGTGGGCTCCGCCGCCGCGCAGATCTGCCGCGCCCTCGGAGCCCGGAGCCTGGGGACGGGACGCAACGCGGAGAAGCTCTCCCGCGCCTCCGCCTGGGGCGTGGAGAAGACGGTGCTGTGTGAGGCGCCTCCTCGTTTCGCGGAGGCCGTCCGGCAGGCCACCGGGGGACGCGGGGTGGACGTGGCGTTGGAGCTCGTCGGCGGGGACTACCTCCCGGAGACGCTCCGGGCCATGGCGCCCCAGGGCCGCGTCCTGCTCGTGGGGCTCGTCGCCGGCCGGCAGGCCTCCGTGGACCTGGACGTCCTCCTCACCCGGCGGCTGCGCGTCACCGGCACCGTGCTCCGCAGCCGGCCCGCCGAGGAGAAGATGGCGCTCGCCCAGGCCGCCGAACGCAGCCTGCTTCCCCTCTTCCGCGCCGGGACGCTCACCCCCGTGGTCGACGCCGTGTACCCCATGCGCGAGGCCCGCGAGGCGCTCGCCCGCATGGGTAACAACGACACCGTGGGCAAGCTCGTCCTCCGCTGGGAGTGA
- a CDS encoding DNA gyrase inhibitor YacG translates to MSTTLKECSVCRKPVAPRAENPAFPFCSKRCRMVDLGRWLGEEYRVPDRQADEQEDELPSDQHPERGGDA, encoded by the coding sequence GTGTCCACGACCCTCAAAGAGTGTTCCGTCTGCCGGAAGCCGGTCGCCCCGCGAGCCGAGAACCCGGCGTTTCCTTTCTGCTCCAAGCGCTGCCGCATGGTGGACCTGGGGCGTTGGCTGGGAGAGGAGTACCGGGTGCCGGATCGGCAGGCGGACGAGCAGGAGGACGAGCTGCCGTCCGACCAGCACCCCGAGCGCGGCGGCGACGCGTGA
- a CDS encoding tyrosine-protein phosphatase translates to MSGLCDLHCHLVPGVDDGARTLEDAVEMARALVDLGFTTVAPSPHARPEYASHSRQVVEERLAELREALARAGVKLTLGTNAENFLDEAFLRVLGTPEARLLGAGRYVLVELPYTSPVPTLTDILFRIRLKGVTPVLAHPERSLEFERPGRAAEAVRAGALLQLDVGALTGRYGGTARKLARTFLEEGLYALGATDLHGPVGAREWVGKALGELRSRVGERAFIRLMATSPGRLLAGEPLESGVG, encoded by the coding sequence GTGAGCGGGCTGTGCGACCTGCACTGCCACCTGGTGCCGGGGGTGGATGACGGGGCGCGCACGCTGGAGGACGCGGTGGAGATGGCGCGGGCGCTGGTGGACCTGGGCTTCACCACGGTGGCGCCCAGTCCGCACGCACGGCCCGAGTACGCCTCGCACTCGCGGCAGGTGGTGGAGGAGCGGCTGGCGGAGCTGCGCGAGGCCCTGGCGCGCGCGGGGGTGAAGCTGACGCTGGGGACGAACGCGGAGAACTTCCTGGACGAGGCCTTCCTCCGGGTGCTGGGCACGCCGGAGGCGCGGCTGCTGGGGGCGGGGCGGTACGTGCTGGTGGAGCTGCCCTACACCTCGCCGGTGCCCACGCTGACGGACATCCTCTTCCGCATCCGCCTCAAGGGGGTGACGCCGGTGCTGGCGCACCCGGAGCGCAGCCTCGAGTTCGAACGTCCGGGCCGGGCCGCGGAGGCGGTGCGGGCGGGGGCGCTGCTGCAGCTGGACGTGGGGGCGCTGACGGGGCGGTACGGGGGGACGGCGAGGAAGCTGGCGCGGACCTTCCTGGAGGAGGGGCTGTACGCCCTGGGGGCGACGGACCTACACGGGCCGGTGGGCGCGCGGGAGTGGGTGGGAAAGGCGCTGGGGGAGCTGCGGAGCAGGGTGGGGGAGCGGGCCTTCATCCGGTTGATGGCCACCTCGCCCGGCCGCTTGCTGGCGGGGGAACCCCTGGAGTCCGGAGTGGGGTGA
- a CDS encoding lysylphosphatidylglycerol synthase transmembrane domain-containing protein has translation MNRAVKLIASLLVTLVCSWWAFRHTDWNSQMSSLKSANYLWVLPYFVILTLVHLSRTLRWGCLLSGMERVPFRQLNEASGIGFMMLLVLPFRLGEFARPLLIAQRSSIRRSAAMTSVVLERITDGMSIAVMMRVLLFFVPAEVPEVRYVKLGANLMFAVFGGGLLFLLFALKHQATAVGLVRSTVGRVVPTVADKMADIVDTFVGAMRQLPDRRQMALFFLYTVVYWGLNGAGMALLSRAFGPTSLTLFQAYVVMSVLVVGVMIPAAPGMVGTFQAAISVGLSLFLPASVVNGDGMAYANVLWLCQTVQQIGFGLVLMSLGHLSFKELAGKLGKEGEQQASMPSA, from the coding sequence GTGAATCGCGCCGTCAAACTGATCGCCAGCCTGCTCGTGACCCTCGTCTGCTCCTGGTGGGCCTTCCGGCACACCGACTGGAACTCGCAGATGAGCAGCCTGAAGTCGGCCAACTACCTCTGGGTGTTGCCGTACTTCGTCATCCTGACGCTCGTGCACCTGTCGCGCACGCTGCGGTGGGGCTGCCTGCTGTCGGGGATGGAGCGGGTGCCGTTCCGCCAGCTGAACGAGGCCTCGGGCATCGGCTTCATGATGTTGCTGGTGCTGCCCTTCCGGCTGGGCGAGTTCGCGCGGCCGTTGCTCATCGCGCAGCGCAGCTCCATCCGCCGGAGCGCGGCGATGACGTCGGTGGTGCTCGAGCGCATCACGGACGGCATGTCGATCGCGGTGATGATGCGGGTGCTGCTCTTCTTCGTGCCGGCGGAGGTGCCCGAGGTCCGCTACGTGAAGCTGGGGGCGAACCTGATGTTCGCGGTGTTCGGCGGCGGGCTGCTGTTCCTGCTCTTCGCGCTCAAGCACCAGGCGACGGCGGTGGGGCTGGTGCGCTCCACGGTGGGCCGGGTGGTGCCGACGGTGGCGGACAAGATGGCGGACATCGTGGACACCTTCGTGGGGGCGATGCGGCAGTTGCCGGATCGGCGCCAGATGGCGCTCTTCTTCCTGTACACGGTGGTGTACTGGGGGCTGAACGGGGCGGGGATGGCGTTGCTGTCGAGGGCGTTCGGCCCGACGAGCCTGACGCTGTTCCAGGCCTACGTGGTGATGTCGGTGCTGGTGGTGGGCGTGATGATTCCGGCCGCCCCGGGGATGGTGGGCACGTTCCAGGCGGCGATCAGTGTGGGACTGTCGCTCTTCCTGCCGGCCTCGGTGGTGAACGGGGACGGCATGGCGTACGCGAACGTGCTGTGGCTGTGCCAGACGGTGCAGCAGATCGGCTTCGGCCTGGTGCTGATGTCGCTGGGGCACCTGTCCTTCAAGGAGCTGGCCGGCAAGCTGGGCAAAGAGGGGGAGCAGCAGGCCTCGATGCCGTCCGCCTGA
- a CDS encoding ribbon-helix-helix domain-containing protein: protein MQDASASPMSSEVTPASADSNGTDASESVVSTHVLVPIEQVHKLRELARRTRIHQSEYLREAVEDLLSKYGKQANNGGEL, encoded by the coding sequence ATGCAGGATGCCAGCGCCAGCCCGATGAGCTCCGAGGTCACCCCGGCCTCCGCCGACTCGAACGGCACCGATGCCTCCGAGTCCGTGGTCTCCACCCACGTGCTCGTCCCCATCGAGCAGGTCCACAAGCTGCGCGAGCTCGCCCGCCGCACCCGCATCCACCAGAGCGAGTACCTGCGCGAGGCCGTGGAGGATCTGCTCTCCAAGTACGGCAAGCAGGCCAATAACGGGGGCGAGCTGTGA